A window of the Apostichopus japonicus isolate 1M-3 chromosome 8, ASM3797524v1, whole genome shotgun sequence genome harbors these coding sequences:
- the LOC139971808 gene encoding G-protein coupled receptor moody-like: MDTNGVEVMNLPTDSPGYVLEDLTVRKLWSVMAILVAAVGIPGNILVMIAVTFSKRLQTKTNAFVVNLACSDLAACLVLPFQVVALLNDSWPLPDPLCTFVAVVVWVGLGSSVVNLALIAFNRFTLITKSRTHYDQLYSKRNLVLMLASAWIIPIFLVTVPPLCDVGKIGYSERYKLCSADSAHRLSNVYSFISSAFVGVPCLIIIITCYVKIYRFIRAKTRELFSNNESRGENKGNAQSAAFKRQVKVTRNLFLVVCSYIICIMPYAIACLIPPSYPAIPWVSLFLIANCCVNPIIYGLKHPQFRDVFRHILSCKFRLIPEPSKLLQTLTTSSNDA, from the coding sequence ATGGATACGAACGGAGTTGAAGTTATGAATTTACCCACCGATTCGCCTGGTTATGTTTTGGAAGATCTGACAGTAAGAAAACTTTGGTCCGTTATGGCGATACTTGTGGCGGCTGTTGGCATTCCTGGGAATATATTGGTTATGATCGCTGTGACTTTCTCGAAACGATTGCAAACCAAGACCAATGCATTTGTCGTGAATTTGGCGTGTTCTGATCTTGCAGCGTGCCTCGTCCTTCCGTTCCAAGTTGTCGCTTTGTTGAACGATAGTTGGCCATTGCCAGACCCGTTGTGCAcctttgttgctgttgttgtctGGGTTGGTCTTGGTAGCAGCGTAGTCAATCTCGCCTTAATCGCATTTAACCGTTTCACGTTAATAACTAAATCTCGTACTCACTACGACCAACTATATTCAAAGAGAAATCTTGTCCTCATGTTAGCTTCAGCATGGATCATTCCAATCTTCCTGGTTACGGTCCCACCTTTGTGTGACGTTGGAAAAATCGGCTACTCAGAGCGGTATAAGTTATGTTCAGCTGACTCAGCTCATCGCTTATCGAATGTTTACTCATTCATCAGCAGTGCTTTCGTTGGAGTTCCATGTTTGATCATTATCATTACATGTTACGTCAAAATTTATCGCTTCATTCGAGCTAAAACTCGCGAACTGTTTTCGAACAACGAATCTAGAGGGGAAAACAAGGGCAACGCCCAATCAGCGGCCTTCAAAAGACAAGTGAAAGTGACAAGGAACTTGTTTTTGGTGGTGTGTTCGTACATCATATGTATAATGCCCTATGCTATCGCCTGTTTGATACCACCCAGCTACCCTGCCATTCCTTGGGTGTCGTTATTTCTTATCGCTAACTGTTGTGTGAATCCAATTATTTATGGACTAAAACATCCTCAGTTTAGAGATGTATTTCGACATATCCTATCGTGCAAGTTTAGACTTATTCCAGAGCCATCGAAGCTATTGCAGACTCTCACAACCAGTTCTAACGACGCATAG